A single genomic interval of Tursiops truncatus isolate mTurTru1 chromosome 16, mTurTru1.mat.Y, whole genome shotgun sequence harbors:
- the PRLHR gene encoding prolactin-releasing peptide receptor, whose product MASLATQGPGAPDFFSGLLRAASTLANQSSGALVGNGSAAGPGAQAIAPFQSLQLVHQLKGLIVLLYSIVVVVGLVGNCLLVLVIARVPRLHNVTNFLIGNLALSDVLMCTACVPLTLAYAFEPRGWVFGGGLCHLVFFLQPVTVYVSVFTLATIAVDRYVVLVHPLRRRISLRLSAYAVLAIWALSAVLALPAAVHTYHVELKPHRVRLCEEFWGSQERQRQLYAWGLLLVTYLLPLLVILLSYVRVSVKLRNRVVPGCVTPSQADWDRARRRRTFCLLVVVVVVFAVCWLPLHVFNLLRDLDPRAIDPYAFGLVQLLCHWLAMSSVCYNPFIYAWLHDSFREELRKLLCTWPRKIAPHGQSMTVSVLI is encoded by the coding sequence ATGGCCTCATTGGCGACTCAGGGTCCCGGGGCCCCTGACTTCTTTTCTGGGCTGCTGCGGGCGGCTTCAACTCTGGCCAACCAGAGCTCAGGAGCCTTGGTGGGCAATGGGTCGGCGGCTGGTCCGGGCGCGCAGGCCATCGCGCCATTCCAGAGCCTGCAGCTGGTGCATCAGCTGAAGGGGCTGATTGTGCTGCTCTACAGCATCGTGGTGGTCGTGGGGCTGGTGGGCAACTGCCTGCTGGTGCTGGTGATCGCACGGGTGCCTCGGCTGCACAACGTGACCAACTTCCTCATCGGCAACCTGGCCTTGTCGGACGTGCTCATGTGCACCGCCTGCGTGCCGCTCACGCTGGCCTACGCTTTCGAGCCACGCGGCTGGGTGTTCGGCGGCGGCCTGTGCCACCTGGTCTTCTTCCTGCAGCCCGTCACCGTCTATGTGTCTGTGTTCACGCTCGCCACCATCGCGGTGGACCGCTACGTCGTGCTGGTGCACCCTCTGCGCCGGCGCATCTCGCTGCGCCTCAGCGCCTACGCGGTGCTGGCCATCTGGGCGCTGTCCGCGGTGCTGGCGCTGCCGGCCGCCGTGCACACCTACCACGTCGAGCTCAAGCCACACCGCGTGCGCCTCTGCGAGGAGTTCTGGGGGTCCCAGGAGCGCCAGCGCCAGCTCTACGCTTGGGGGCTGCTGCTCGTCACCTACCTGCTCCCCCTGCTGGTCATCCTCTTGTCTTACGTCCGGGTGTCGGTGAAGCTCCGCAACCGCGTGGTGCCGGGCTGCGTGACCCCGAGCCAAGCGGACTGGGATCGCGCGCGACGCCGCCGCACCTTCTgcctgctggtggtggtggtggtggtgttcgCCGTCTGCTGGCTGCCCCTGCACGTCTTCAATCTGCTGCGGGATCTCGACCCGCGCGCCATAGACCCCTATGCCTTCGGGTTAGTGCAGCTGCTCTGCCACTGGCTCGCCATGAGCTCGGTCTGCTACAACCCCTTCATCTACGCCTGGCTGCACGACAGCTTCCGTGAGGAGCTACGCAAGCTGTTGTGCACCTGGCCCCGCAAGATCGCGCCGCACGGCCAGAGCATGACAGTCAGCGTGCTCATCTGA